The Actinomycetota bacterium genomic sequence CCAGTCGGAGCGGGCGGCCTCGAAGATTGGGGTCGGGTCGCCGGCCGGGCCCGGCTCCGACTCAGCCGGCTGCTCGGGCGGTGGGAGCTCGCCGCGCCCGTGGACGGTCCCGGGGGCGGCCGCCCGGTTGGCCGCCACCACCTGCGGCACCTGGGGCCAGACGAGCAGGGCGTTCGGCAGCAGGACCAGGGCCGTCACCCCGCCATACCAGGAGTGCCGTAGCTGCACCTTGATGTCGTGGCGCTGGCTGAGGCGCCCGACCACGTACAGCCCCAGCACCCGCGACAATGCGAAGTCGATCTCCGGCGGGTTGGCCAGCCGCTCGTTGGCCGCGATCAGCTCCTCGTCGCTCATGCCCAGGCCGCGGTCCTCGACCTCGATCACGTACCCGTGGGGCACGGCCTGCCCGGCGATCTGGACCTTGGTGTTGGGCGGCGAGAAGGCGGTGGCGTTCTCGATCAGCTCGGCCAGCAGATGGATGACGTCGACGGCGGCGTGCCCGGCCACCTCCAGGTCGGCCAGGGGCAGGAACTCGACCCGCTGGTACTCCTCGACCTCGGCCGCGGCCGCCCGGACCACGTCGACCACGGTCATCGGCTGGGCCCAGTGGCGGCCCGGGTCGGCGCCCGAGAGCACGATCAGGTCCTCGGCGTTGCGGCGCATGCGGGTGGCCAAGTGATCCAGGCGGAACAGGGCCCCCAAGGTGTCGGGGTCGGTCTCGTTGCGCTCCAGGTCGTCGATCAGCTCCAGCTGGCGGTCGATCAGGGTCTGGGAGCGGCGGGCCAGGTTGGTGAACATGTCGCCGATCGAGCGGCGCAGGGCCGCCTGCTCGGAGGCCAGCCGGACGGCCACCTCCTGGATGGCGTCGACCGCCTGGGCGACCTGGCCGATCTCGTCCCTCGAGGTGATCCCGATCGGCTCCACCCGGATGTCCAGGTCGCCGCGCTCGGTGGTGCGCAGCCGCTGGACGGCCTCGGGCAGCCGGTGCTGGGCGATCTCGATCGCTCTGGCCCGTAGCTGCTGTAGCGGCTGGGCCATGGACCGGGCCACCAGCAGCAGCGCCAGCAGGGCGATGGCCAGGATCACGGCGATGATGAGGGCGTTGCGCAGCGCGTCGCGCTGGGCGGTGGCGCTGAGGTCGCCGCTCTGGCCGATGACGCCGTCGAGCAGTCGGGTCTCGACGTTGCGGAGCAGTTCCATATTGGTGGTGCTGGCGTTCAGCCAGTGGGGGCCGTTGATGTCCTCCCCGGATTGGGTGCGGATGGTGGTCTGCTGGATCTGGTCGACCTGGAGGACCGCCTGCCCTTGGACGAGGTCGGCGAACAGGCTGCGCTGCTGGTTGTTGGCGTCGGCCTGGAACTGGTTGAAGGCGGCCTGCTGGCGTGCCAGCAGGCTGGAGAACTCCTGGAAGCCGCCGAACGCGAAGTCATCCCGGAACGAGAGGGCGTACAGGATGCCGCGGATCTGGGAGGTGACTTCCTTGGCCCGCGACAGGCCGTTGAGGGCGCGCACCGACTGGGAAAGGTCCTCGTCCCCGCCCGGCTCGGCGATCTCGGCGTTGACGTCGAGGAGCTGGTCGATGATCTGGGAGTACTCGGCCGAGGTGGCGCGCCCGGTGAGGGAGGAGGACCGCGTCGCCTCCCGCAGTACGGTCAGGTCCTCCAGCCCCGCCTGGACCGCGTCGAACCTGCCCTGCAGGCGCTCCCCGAGATCATCG encodes the following:
- a CDS encoding nitrate- and nitrite sensing domain-containing protein, which translates into the protein MDTTSPPASGSGRSIGLRNWRVRSKLIAVLVIPAVAFLVLASFGIGALVGNAQAFEDGRRLAELGRQVTALVHELQAERDLSVAFTASADKGVGSALREQQPRTNQAVAAYREAQAPLNDDLGERLQGRFDAVQAGLEDLTVLREATRSSSLTGRATSAEYSQIIDQLLDVNAEIAEPGGDEDLSQSVRALNGLSRAKEVTSQIRGILYALSFRDDFAFGGFQEFSSLLARQQAAFNQFQADANNQQRSLFADLVQGQAVLQVDQIQQTTIRTQSGEDINGPHWLNASTTNMELLRNVETRLLDGVIGQSGDLSATAQRDALRNALIIAVILAIALLALLLVARSMAQPLQQLRARAIEIAQHRLPEAVQRLRTTERGDLDIRVEPIGITSRDEIGQVAQAVDAIQEVAVRLASEQAALRRSIGDMFTNLARRSQTLIDRQLELIDDLERNETDPDTLGALFRLDHLATRMRRNAEDLIVLSGADPGRHWAQPMTVVDVVRAAAAEVEEYQRVEFLPLADLEVAGHAAVDVIHLLAELIENATAFSPPNTKVQIAGQAVPHGYVIEVEDRGLGMSDEELIAANERLANPPEIDFALSRVLGLYVVGRLSQRHDIKVQLRHSWYGGVTALVLLPNALLVWPQVPQVVAANRAAAPGTVHGRGELPPPEQPAESEPGPAGDPTPIFEAARSDWFVTEPAEPAPLPFHQRRQRGPGTDGDGHPASRPVPEPPPGTPPPTAPPQEQVHRP